A single region of the Neisseriaceae bacterium genome encodes:
- a CDS encoding sodium:proton antiporter, with protein MYHRIWAILFFILSSSIVFAGELDGRQLQAIWGLPFLCVLLSVAIGPLIHQHFWEKHYGKILLFWTLIFIIPFFYFYGMDVASYSIIHALLEEYLPFILLLLALYTVSGGILVWGTLHGTPRNNLIILAMGTFLSSVMGTTGAAMLLVRPLIRANENRKYRVHPIIFLIFLVANIGGGLTPIGDPPLFLGFLQGVDFFWTLKHMGLPVLLNTVILLLLFFILDTILYKKEDPIIKQFPEDKEKIRLYGKWNLLLLALIVGAVILSGIWKPEDFIVIYGIHIGYQDVVRDVILIVITIISLLITSSQVRSGNEFNWEPMKEVSKLFLAIFITIIPVLTILKVGVDGDFAPLVSLVTDNNGQPINKLYFWVTSALSSFLDNAPTYLVFFNIASGNANYLMHEIPNTLLAISMGAVFMGAATYIGNAPNFMVKSISEQRRVKMPSFFGYMLWSIGILVPVFILDMVVFLM; from the coding sequence ATGTATCATCGTATTTGGGCGATTTTGTTTTTCATTCTATCATCTAGTATTGTTTTTGCCGGAGAGCTGGATGGACGACAATTACAAGCAATATGGGGGTTGCCATTTTTATGCGTATTATTATCGGTAGCAATTGGTCCATTAATTCATCAGCATTTTTGGGAAAAGCATTATGGAAAGATTTTATTATTTTGGACTTTAATATTCATCATTCCATTTTTTTATTTTTATGGTATGGACGTTGCTAGTTATTCGATAATTCATGCATTATTAGAAGAATATTTGCCTTTTATATTATTACTCTTGGCTCTATATACTGTGTCGGGGGGTATTTTGGTTTGGGGAACATTGCATGGAACACCGAGAAATAATTTAATAATTTTAGCAATGGGAACTTTTTTATCTTCTGTTATGGGAACAACAGGTGCTGCTATGTTACTAGTTAGACCATTAATTCGTGCTAATGAAAACAGAAAATATCGGGTGCATCCAATTATCTTTTTGATTTTTTTGGTAGCAAATATAGGTGGTGGATTAACACCTATTGGGGATCCCCCCTTATTTTTAGGTTTTCTGCAAGGGGTTGACTTTTTCTGGACATTAAAGCATATGGGATTACCTGTGTTGCTAAATACAGTTATTTTATTGTTGTTATTCTTTATTTTAGATACTATATTATACAAAAAAGAAGATCCAATTATAAAACAGTTCCCAGAAGATAAAGAAAAAATCAGATTATATGGAAAATGGAATTTATTGTTGTTAGCACTTATTGTGGGAGCAGTGATTTTATCTGGAATTTGGAAACCTGAGGATTTTATAGTTATTTATGGTATTCATATTGGTTATCAAGACGTGGTCAGGGATGTAATTTTAATTGTCATTACTATTATTTCACTTTTAATTACGTCAAGTCAGGTTAGAAGTGGAAATGAATTTAATTGGGAACCCATGAAAGAGGTTAGTAAGCTGTTTTTAGCTATATTTATTACTATAATTCCAGTGTTAACAATTTTAAAAGTTGGTGTTGATGGGGATTTTGCGCCCTTAGTTTCTTTGGTAACAGATAATAATGGACAACCGATTAATAAGTTATATTTTTGGGTAACAAGTGCTTTATCATCATTCTTGGATAATGCTCCGACTTATTTAGTATTTTTTAATATCGCATCCGGAAATGCAAATTATTTGATGCATGAAATACCAAATACACTATTAGCTATTTCGATGGGGGCTGTGTTCATGGGGGCAGCTACATATATCGGTAATGCACCAAATTTTATGGTGAAATCTATTTCAGAGCAGAGAAGAGTAAAAATGCCTAGCTTTTTTGGTTATATGTTATGGTCAATAGGTATTTTGGTACCTGTGTTTATTCTTGATATGGTTGTATTCTTAATGTAA
- a CDS encoding LD-carboxypeptidase — protein MNKFNRRDFLTSSGIATVAFLQACTTTKSVPEQRSKVLTKYGLDNNVAHFFASSGYITDYNRISLAISKFERAGFVVNNQESAYRRYRRFAGTDAQRAADFQDIIEGRTHVPKLLLGVRGGYGAVRILPMVDWVRLGAMMREHGTMLFGFSDTTAIQLALIARGNMVSFSGPMVYSDFGNPRVSNYTIKSFIECVSNPSVTVVANGSFIKNSIEGMFWGGNLSVLSALTGTDYMPKIEGGILFIEDVGEQPYRIERMLQTLYLSGILSKQKAIVFGNFKMDNIVDQYDSSYNFTSVIATMRRLTNVPILTNFPFGHVINKATIPLGVMAKISPNSYGYSVTFIQYPHLDPSQFNLSSLMDVEEPMTVPDYINEGASGLEWE, from the coding sequence ATGAATAAGTTTAACAGGAGAGATTTTTTAACATCTTCAGGTATTGCAACTGTGGCCTTTTTACAAGCTTGTACCACAACTAAATCTGTACCAGAACAAAGGAGTAAAGTTTTAACCAAATATGGTTTAGATAATAATGTTGCTCATTTTTTTGCTAGTTCTGGGTATATCACAGATTATAATCGTATTAGTTTAGCCATCTCCAAATTTGAAAGAGCGGGATTTGTTGTTAATAATCAAGAATCAGCATACAGACGCTATAGGAGATTTGCAGGTACAGATGCTCAAAGAGCTGCCGATTTTCAAGATATTATCGAAGGAAGAACACATGTTCCAAAGCTATTATTAGGTGTTCGGGGTGGTTATGGTGCAGTGAGAATATTACCCATGGTTGACTGGGTTCGCCTTGGTGCGATGATGAGGGAGCATGGCACAATGTTATTTGGCTTTAGTGATACAACAGCTATTCAATTAGCCTTAATCGCTAGGGGAAATATGGTTAGTTTTAGTGGTCCTATGGTATACAGTGATTTTGGTAATCCTAGGGTATCTAACTATACGATAAAAAGTTTTATTGAGTGTGTTTCTAATCCATCAGTCACTGTGGTCGCTAATGGCTCTTTTATTAAAAATTCTATTGAAGGTATGTTTTGGGGGGGTAATTTAAGTGTTCTTTCGGCTTTAACTGGTACTGATTATATGCCTAAAATAGAAGGAGGGATTTTATTCATAGAAGATGTGGGTGAGCAACCTTATCGTATAGAGCGAATGTTGCAGACCCTTTATTTATCAGGTATTTTATCTAAACAAAAAGCAATAGTGTTTGGTAATTTTAAGATGGACAATATAGTTGATCAATATGATAGTAGTTATAACTTTACTTCTGTTATTGCAACTATGCGTCGTTTAACTAATGTTCCTATTTTGACTAATTTTCCTTTTGGACATGTGATAAATAAAGCGACTATACCATTAGGGGTTATGGCTAAAATTAGCCCAAATAGTTATGGCTATTCAGTTACTTTTATTCAGTATCCACATTTGGATCCTAGCCAATTTAACTTATCTTCGTTAATGGATGTTGAAGAACCAATGACAGTTCCCGACTATATAAATGAAGGCGCCAGTGGTTTGGAATGGGAATAG